CAGTTGGTGAAATTAGAATAGATGTGCCCGTTCCTTCGGGTGTTCCTCCGCAACTACCCGAGTACCATTGCCAGGACGCGGCATCGTTAAGAAGGCCCGCAGAAACAGATAGGGTGGTACTGGCGCCATCACAAATCGTTGAGCTGGCAACTGTAAGTGTCGGCAGGTCTGGATTGGTGCATCCGCCACATGAAGTGCAGCTACTGTAAATTACAGCAGTATAGCCAGCTACCCTCATACCAAGTCCGTTATGCTGCACACCAAGTGTATTGGTATCACAGATGAATGCATTATTTAATGCAACAGTGTCAGTGACACTAACTATAAAGGGGTAAGTAGGTGGAATACAAAGGTTAAAATCGTTATTGTCAGTAAAAGCACCGATTGAATCGCTATTAAGATAAAAGGTTAAGTCAGCGGGTGTTGGAACATCATTTATGCTATATAAATTAAAAATTATTGAATCTATTTTTACGGTATTGAGGATAAACTGGTCAGATGTTTTTAAGGTCGTATCTCCTGTTACTGAACCGTCTCCGCATATATTAAAAGTAAAATTACTACAAGTAGTATCTCCGCTTCCGCCATTAACGTCATAGATACAAATTGTATCTACTTGTTGTAAATTAGCAATGACCTGATAATTTTTTAAGCTATCGTTGGCATTGTTAGCATCCCCTGATAAAGCGGTCCATGCATCAAAAATGTATGAGCCGGGGATTGATAGATCAGCTAAAGTATCGAAGGTGAAAGTAACGGTATCGCCAGGATTAAGTAAACCCAAAATTGTATCAAAAATGATAGGGCCTCCGTTAAAAGTGTAACCTACCCGGATAGTATCCTGCGTATTAATACCAAAGTTTTTGACCCTGATCGTAACATTTTCAGTTGCATTTAAGCCACACTGATAACCGCTTGGCGGTGCATCAATGGCGATAACTCCAACATCATCAGGAAATGGAGGAGTTTTGAGAATTGTTCCATTGAAACCCACTGCATAGCCTGTATCGGGATAAGTAAAATAAACTGATTTGAGGTTTTCGGTAGTTCCTGAAGATTCAGGAATCCAAGTGGTTCCTCCATTGATAGTTTTCAGAATGGTGCCATTATCACCTACCGCATAGCCTGTATTTGCATTGACAAAATATACAGAGTACAAATTCTCAGTAGTTCCGGAAATTTGCGCATTCCAATTGGTTCCTCCGTCTGTAGTTTTTAAAATGGTTCCAGTCCATCCAACTACATATCCTGTATCGACACTGGGAAAATGAACGCCCTCTAAATAATCAAAAGTTCCGGAAGTTTGTGCAGTCCAACTGACCCCGCCATTGGTCGTTTTGAAAATGACGCCAAGTGTACCCACCGCATATCCGGTATTGACATCTGTGAAATATACCCCGGTAAGCACATCGTCAAAGCCACCTAATGAAGTTGAACTCCAAGTGGCTCCTCCGTCTGTAGTTTTTGCGACTGTATGTTCTAAGAAAAAGTCAAAATCTGTATCCTCACCACCTACTGCAAAGCCGGTATCTGTCGCAGGGAAATAAATTGAATAAATCGCCCATAGTGTAGTAGATTGTGCAGACCAACTGTTTCCTCCATCAATAGTTTTATAAATACTGAATCCAAAAGCGCTGGTCACATACCCGATGCTAGCGTCTGTGAAATACAGTGAGCTGGGGGATGAAAAAGCTGGAAGAGGAGCCTTAGGAACCCAGCTACCGCCTTGATCATCGGTTTTTAAAACAGTATCGTTTTGACAAGCAACATAACCCGTATCGGGATGAGGAAAATGAACGGATTCCAGGTTACAATTGCTCCCTGAAGTTAGTTGCGACCATTGGCCTTTAACATGCTGAGCAAATAAAACCAACGAACAAAATAGAACAGGAGCAACGGATTTTTTAAAAACAGGTGTTTTCATTTCAATTAATTTTTTAATGGTTTAATCATTTGTTGCCGACAGGTTGGAAAATTTACTGAAAAGCAAAAAAAAGAAACTACGTCCTGGTCATTTGTTCCTATAAAAACTTCTACTTCTGAAAGGATATCAATATCTCAACAATGCAAAGGTAAAACTAAAGCACGCAATAGGTGCAAGAACAAAAAAAAAAATAATAAAAGAAGAATTGAAAAGCATGAAAATGTTAATTACTTTCGCTAAAAGTAGATAGTAATTTCTCGTACTTTTCCATTTCTTTCTGATTGTTGAGTTTAGTATATGCTTCTACAAGGATTTCATAGTTGGCTTTTTTTATACGCCCCCAACCTTTTTCTTTAGCAATGGCTAAACTTTTCGTAAAATATTCTATAGATTCTCCATGTTTGCTTAGAAGGCAATAAGCTTCACCAATATTATACATAGTCATTGCAATACCATATTTATCTCCCAATTTTTTTCTTATTTTTAAGGTTTTCATTTCATATTCTAAGACTTTTTCATAGTTGTCTTGTTCATAATAACAGCCCGCTATATTATTCAAACTCCAGGCAACTGCTCCTAACATTTCAGATTTTTCACTTACTTTTAAACCCTGTTGTAAGTATTCAATTGCTTTTTCATAGTCTTTTTGGATTCTATAAACTACTCCACTTTTTGTAAGGCTATATGCAATACCCTTTTGAAAATCTAATTGCTTTGATAAATTCAAAGATTGATCGCAATATTTAAGAGCAATCTCCTGATCTATTGTTCTATAATGCCAGCATAGTTCATATAATGTTATTGCTTTGTTCGTATCTTCTTTGACAGTTTCGAGAACTGCAAGAAGGCTGTCAATTATTTTTGATTGTTCTTGTGCAAAAGCCTGTCCTGAGCGTAGCAAAGGAACAAAAGTAAAAAGTGTAAAGAGGAAAGGTAAAACAACGTATTTACCATACCACCCGCCCGATTTTAAACGGCTTGTTTGTCTTTTTAATTTGTACATGATTGATAATGGTTTGATCAAAATTAGTTTAAAAACATGACGCAATATAATACATAAATTTTAGAAAGTCAAGTAAAATCAAACTTTTTAAAAAATTTTAGTTTTAAAAAAAATTTAGAATACTTATTTAGGATTAGGCGTTTAAATATCTCATTAGCGTAGGGTTTTATACCCTACGCTAATCAATAATGTTTATTCCAGTGAACATTTTTTTATATATCTGTTGAGTTTTATGCTCAAATTTATGATATATTTGGAGATTATTATGCGCCTAATTCTATACTTATTTATTAATATTTGTATATTTGACCAATATAATTATCATTAGATGTAATCAATTTTTATAAATAACAATGAATGGGAATTATTATTTATGCTTAAAGCTACTATCGATTATCAATTGATTTTTGAGATTCCTTCCTTTTATTATCG
This genomic stretch from Cytophagales bacterium harbors:
- a CDS encoding tetratricopeptide repeat protein; this translates as MYKLKRQTSRLKSGGWYGKYVVLPFLFTLFTFVPLLRSGQAFAQEQSKIIDSLLAVLETVKEDTNKAITLYELCWHYRTIDQEIALKYCDQSLNLSKQLDFQKGIAYSLTKSGVVYRIQKDYEKAIEYLQQGLKVSEKSEMLGAVAWSLNNIAGCYYEQDNYEKVLEYEMKTLKIRKKLGDKYGIAMTMYNIGEAYCLLSKHGESIEYFTKSLAIAKEKGWGRIKKANYEILVEAYTKLNNQKEMEKYEKLLSTFSESN